One genomic segment of Desmodus rotundus isolate HL8 chromosome 5, HLdesRot8A.1, whole genome shotgun sequence includes these proteins:
- the LOC128781037 gene encoding olfactory receptor 2D2, with protein sequence MRHTNQTQVTEFFLLGLSDNPHTQQLLFILFLGVYLVTVVGNLLLMSLVQADSQLHTPMYFFLCNLSLADLCFSTNIVPQALVHLLSRKKVISFTRCAAQLLLFLIFGCTQCALLSVMSYDRYAAICNPLHYPSIMTWRVCAQLAVGSWTSGSLVSVVDTSFILRLPYTGSNSIAHFFCEAPALLSLASTDTWASEMAIFLMGVVILLLPVSLILVSYGHIIVTVVRMKSAAGRLKAFSTCGSHLVVVILFYGSGIVTYMTPKSSKEQKKLVSVFYAMVTPMLNPLIYSLRNKDMKGALRKVATRNFPCRLGNCH encoded by the coding sequence ATGAGACACACAAATCAGACACAGGTGACAGAATTCTTCCTTCTGGGACTCTCTGACAACCCTCACACCCAGCAGCTACTATTCATCTTATTCCTGGGTGTTTACCTTGTCACTGTGGTTGGAAATCTGCTTCTCATGTCCCTTGTACAGGCTGACTCCCAGCTTCACACAcctatgtatttctttctctgcaaTTTATCTCTGGCTGACCTCTGTTTCTCCACCAACATCGTTCCTCAGGCCCTTGTCCACCTGCTATCCAGAAAGAAAGTCATTTCATTCACACGTTGTGCAGCTcagcttctcctcttcctcatttttgGGTGTACACAGTGTGCCCTTCTGTCAGTGATGTCTTATGATCGGTATGCAGCCATCTGTAACCCTTTGCATTACCCCAGCATCATGACTTGGAGGGTGTGTGCCCAGCTGGCTGTGGGATCCTGGACCAGTGGCAGTCTGGTATCTGTGGTGGACACCAGCTTCATCCTAAGGCTTCCCTACACAGGCAGCAATAGTATTGCGCATTTCTTTTGTGAGGCACCTGCCCTGTTGAGCCTGGCATCCACAGACACCTGGGCTTCAGAGATGGCCATTTTCCTCATGGGGGTTGTGATTCTCCTCTTACCTGTTTCCCTCATCCTGGTGTCCTATGGCCACATCATAGTGACTGTGGTCAGGATGAAGTCAGCTGCGGGAAGACTCAAGGCATTCTCTACCTGTGGATCCCACCTCGTGGtggtcattcttttttatgggtcAGGAATTGTCACCTACATGACACCAAAGTCctccaaagaacagaaaaaactgGTGTCTGTGTTCTATGCAATGGTGACCCCCatgcttaatcccctcatctacagcctgaggaacaaaGACATGAAGGGAGCTCTGAGGAAAGTGGCTACAAGGAATTTTCCATGCAGGCTTGGAAATTGCCACTGA
- the LOC128779159 gene encoding olfactory receptor 2D3 — protein MGEENQTFVAEFIFLGLSRDLQTQILLFILFLIIYLLTVLGNLLIIILTFMDSRLHTPMYLFLRNLSFADLCFSTSIVPQVLVHFLVNRKTISFGGCVAQIFVFLLVGCTECALLAVMFYDRYVAVCKPLHYSTVMTQQVCLQLALASWASGTIVSLVDTTFTFQLPYRGQNIINHYFCEPPALLKVALADTYSTEMGIFAMGVVMLLAPVSLILVSYWHIISTVIQMQSGEGRLKAFSTCGSHLIVVILFYGSGIFSYMRPNSKTTKERDKMISVFYTVVTPMLNPIIYSLRNKDVKGALRKVTRRKTFSQGQ, from the coding sequence ATGGGAGAAGAAAACCAAACCTTTGTGGCTGAGTTCATCTTCCTCGGCCTTTCACGGGACTTGCAGACCCAGATCCTGCTGTTTATTCTTTTCCTCATCATTTATCTGTTGACTGTGCTtggaaacctgctcatcatcaTTCTCACCTTCATGGATTCTCGACTTCACACGCCCATGTATTTGTTTCTTCGAAACCTGTCTTTTGCAGATCTTTGTTTCTCTACTAGCATTGTCCCTCAGGTGTTGGTCCACTTCCTGGTAAATAGGAAAACTATTTCTTTTGGAGGGTGCGTGGCCCAGATATTTGTCTTCCTTCTGGTGGGGTGCACAGAGTGCGCGCTGCTGGCGGTGATGTTCTATGACCGGTATGTGGCTGTCTGCAAGCCCCTGCACTACTCCACTGTCATGACACAACAGGTGTGTCTCCAGCTGGCGCTAGCATCCTGGGCCAGTGGGACAATAGTGTCTCTGGTGGACACCACCTTCACCTTCCAGCTTCCCTATCGAGGGCAGAACATTATAAACCACTACTTTTGTGAACCTCCTGCACTCCTCAAGGTGGCTTTGGCAGACACCTACAGCACTGAAATGGGCATCTTTGCAATGGGTGTGGTCATGCTCCTAGCTCCTGTCTCCCTGATCCTTGTCTCCTATTGGCATATTATCTCCACCGTGATCCAGATGCAGTCAGGGGAGGGCAGGCTCAAGGCTTTCTCCACCTGTGGCTCCCACCTCATTGTCGTCATCCTTTTCTATGGGTCAGGAATATTCAGCTACATGCGTCCAAACTCCAAGACCACCAAAGAGCGGGATAAGATGATATCCGTGTTTTATACAGTGGTGACGCCAATGTTGAACCCCATAATTTATAGCCTGCGAAACAAGGATGTGAAAGGGGCTCTCAGGAAAGTAACGCGAAGAAAGACTTTTTCTCAGGGGCAGTGA